Proteins encoded together in one Telopea speciosissima isolate NSW1024214 ecotype Mountain lineage chromosome 4, Tspe_v1, whole genome shotgun sequence window:
- the LOC122658470 gene encoding GTP cyclohydrolase 1-like: MGALDEGHFAGELENGVKLGSLELDLKDESETTVEIEDAVKVLLQGLGEDSNREGLKKTPLRVAKALREGTRGYRQKVKDIVHGALFPEAGLDSVVGQAGGAGGLVVVRDLDLFSYCESCLLPFQVQCHVGYVPSGQRVLGLSKLSRVADVFAKRLQDPQHLADEVCSALYNGIKPAGVAVVLQCWHIRFPEVGQSFPDQSHHSAKMGVQGWVRTLVHSGSGVFENENGDVWSDFLALLKFRGVIVEKNHTQTTTSLCWCPSRSLDVPVSNGHLSTRNCCKVSSKTGSSQSAMISAVAAILRSLGEDPLRKELVGTPHRFVQWLMNFKKCNLEIKLNGFGPAKPNMFEENGNASCNQDEMQSELNIPFCSQCEHHLLPFHGVLHIGYFQAGGDEPIERSILESIVHFYGCKLQVQERLTRQIAETVSSAFGVEVMVVVEANHICMISRGIEKVGSSTATIAVLGRFSTDPTAKAMFLQSVSDSKTSGE, translated from the exons ATGGGCGCTCTGGATGAGGGGCACTTTGCTGGAGAGCTTGAAAATGGAGTTAAGTTAGGATCTTTGGAGTTGGATTTGAAGGACGAATCAGAAACTACTGTCGAAATCGAAGACGCTGTGAAGGTTCTGTTGCAGGGTCTGGGGGAGGATTCCAATAGGGAAGGTCTTAAGAAGACTCCGCTTCGCGTTGCCAAGGCCCTTCGTGAAGGAACCAGAG GTTACAGACAAAAGGTAAAAGATATAGTTCATGGTGCCTTGTTTCCAGAAGCTGGTTTGGATAGTGTAGTAGGCCAGGCAGGAGGGGCAGGTGGGCTTGTCGTTGTTCGAGATCTTGACCTCTTCTCGTACTGTGAGTCATGCTTGCTTCCATTCCAGGTTCAGTGTCATGTTGGATATGTCCCATCAGGGCAACGGGTGCTGGGCCTAAGCAAGCTTTCCAGGGTAGCTGATGTGTTCGCAAAGAGACTTCAAGACCCACAACATCTGGCTGATGAAGTATGTTCAGCTTTATACAATGGAATCAAACCAGCTGGGGTTGCAGTTGTTCTCCAGTGTTGGCATATTCGGTTCCCGGAAGTAGGCCAAAGCTTTCCTGACCAAAGTCACCACTCTGCTAAAATGGGCGTGCAAGGTTGGGTGAGGACCTTGGTTCATTCTGGTTCTGGAGtttttgaaaatgaaaatggagatGTGTGGAGTGATTTTCTGGCTCTTCTGAAGTTCAGAGGTGTAATTGTGGAGAAAAACCATACCCAAACTACTACCAGCCTGTGTTGGTGCCCTTCTAGGTCTTTGGATGTGCCAGTCTCTAACGGGCACTTAAGTACAAGGAACTGCTGCAAGGTTTCCTCCAAGACAGGATCTTCTCAGTCTGCCATGATCTCTGCTGTTGCTGCAATTCTTCGCTCTTTGGGTGAAGACCCGTTAAGGAAAGAGCTTGTTGGCACTCCCCATCGTTTTGTGCAGTGGTTGATGAACTTTAAGAAATGTAATTTAGAGATAAAACTTAATGGTTTTGGTCCAGCTAAACCCAATATGTTTGAAGAGAATGGAAATGCCAGCTGCAATCAAGATGAAATGCAGTCTGAGCTGAACATCCCGTTCTGTTCACAGTGTGAACATCATCTCTTGCCTTTCCATGGTGTGTTGCACATAGGATATTTCCAAGCCGGTGGAGATGAACCAATTGAGAGATCCATTTTGGAATCGATAGTACATTTTTATGGTTGCAAACTCCAAGTACAGGAAAGACTTACCAGGCAGATTGCTGAAACAGTTTCTTCAGCGTTTGGTGTAGAGGTGATGGTGGTTGTGGAAGCCAACCACATTTGCATGATATCCAGAGGAATTGAAAAGGTGGGAAGTAGTACTGCCACCATTGCGGTACTCGGTAGATTTTCAACTGATCCCACTGCAAAAGCAATGTTTCTACAGTCTGTTTCAGACAGTAAAACTTCTGGAGAATGA